In Propionicimonas paludicola, a single window of DNA contains:
- a CDS encoding VWA domain-containing protein — translation MALIPTEFMRPDRLWWLLIIPILVALYVFLLWWRRSRSKAHAITNLDRVLPKQQAWKRHVAVGLAILALGALNIAFAQPKAEVDVPRDRATIVLTLDVSLSMQATDVAPNRLDAAKAAAKEFLQLLPVGFNVSLVRFAGTAAVVVPPTSDRGVVAAAIDSLQVAPYTAIGEGIYSSLDAIAQAPPDPNDPEATAPGAIVLLSDGFTNIGRDSADAARESKTKNIPIYTIAYGTAGGYLIGDGGQREPVPVNHAELSQVARLSGGKKFSAGSSEELRQVYASIARSVGYVKADQEVTETYAGYAVGFAALAVLAMMSLAARWP, via the coding sequence CGCCGCTCCCGGTCCAAGGCGCATGCCATCACCAACCTGGACCGAGTGCTGCCCAAGCAGCAGGCCTGGAAGCGGCACGTGGCCGTCGGCCTGGCCATCTTGGCGCTGGGGGCGCTGAACATCGCCTTCGCCCAACCCAAGGCCGAGGTGGACGTGCCCAGAGACCGGGCCACCATCGTGCTCACCTTGGACGTGTCGCTGTCGATGCAGGCAACCGATGTGGCCCCGAACCGGTTGGATGCGGCGAAGGCGGCAGCCAAGGAGTTCCTCCAGCTGCTCCCGGTCGGCTTCAACGTGTCGCTGGTCCGCTTCGCCGGCACGGCGGCCGTGGTGGTGCCGCCGACCAGCGATCGGGGAGTGGTGGCGGCAGCCATCGACTCACTGCAGGTGGCCCCGTACACCGCGATCGGCGAGGGGATCTACTCCTCCCTGGACGCCATCGCCCAGGCGCCGCCGGATCCCAACGACCCGGAGGCCACTGCACCGGGCGCGATCGTCCTGCTCAGCGACGGCTTCACCAACATCGGACGAGACTCCGCCGATGCCGCCCGGGAGTCCAAGACCAAGAACATCCCCATCTACACGATCGCCTACGGCACCGCGGGTGGCTACCTGATCGGCGACGGCGGACAGCGGGAGCCGGTCCCGGTGAATCACGCCGAGCTGTCCCAGGTGGCCCGGCTGTCCGGTGGCAAGAAATTCTCGGCCGGCTCGTCGGAGGAGCTGCGGCAGGTGTACGCCTCGATCGCACGTTCGGTCGGCTACGTGAAGGCCGACCAGGAGGTCACCGAGACCTACGCCGGCTATGCGGTCGGCTTCGCTGCGCTGGCCGTGCTGGCCATGATGTCGCTGGCCGCCCGCTGGCCCTGA
- a CDS encoding YggS family pyridoxal phosphate-dependent enzyme encodes MTQIAANLATVRARISVACHNAGRAPESVALLPVSKTRPASDVLAAHAAGYRRFGENKAQEAEAKAAELAQLADLEWVMIGHLQSNKAKLVARFASEFQALDSLALAAELDRRLQAEGRQLDVLIQVNSSAEDSKFGLPPEQVPAFAAALTSFDALRVRGLMTLALPSPIEDQVRACFVRMQQVQAQLRDQGIEGQSYDELSMGMSGDFELAIQHGATVVRVGTAIFGQRSYPAVG; translated from the coding sequence ATGACCCAGATCGCGGCGAACCTGGCAACGGTGCGGGCCCGGATCTCGGTGGCCTGCCACAACGCCGGACGGGCCCCCGAGTCGGTGGCTTTGCTGCCGGTCTCCAAGACCCGGCCGGCCTCGGACGTACTGGCCGCCCACGCGGCCGGCTACCGGCGGTTCGGCGAGAACAAGGCCCAGGAGGCCGAGGCCAAGGCCGCAGAGCTGGCCCAGCTCGCCGACCTGGAGTGGGTGATGATCGGCCACCTGCAGTCGAACAAGGCCAAGCTGGTCGCTCGCTTCGCCAGTGAGTTCCAGGCGCTGGACTCACTGGCGCTGGCCGCAGAGCTGGATCGCCGCCTCCAGGCCGAGGGACGCCAGCTGGACGTCCTGATCCAGGTGAACTCCTCCGCCGAGGACTCCAAGTTCGGGCTGCCGCCGGAACAGGTTCCCGCCTTCGCGGCCGCCCTGACCAGCTTCGATGCGCTGCGGGTGCGGGGCCTGATGACCCTGGCGCTGCCCTCGCCGATCGAGGATCAGGTGCGGGCCTGCTTCGTCCGGATGCAGCAGGTGCAGGCGCAACTGCGCGATCAGGGGATCGAAGGCCAAAGCTACGACGAGTTGTCGATGGGGATGTCCGGAGACTTCGAACTGGCCATCCAGCATGGCGCCACCGTGGTCCGGGTGGGGACGGCCATCTTCGGCCAGCGCAGCTATCCGGCTGTCGGCTGA
- a CDS encoding DUF3145 domain-containing protein produces MDHTRGIIQIHSAPAALRPHLEWAIGAVFGHPIELSWSDQPAEPRTLRSEYSWRGPAGTGAQLTSALKGCLRARFEVTEEASAAGAGSRWAYTPALGLFAATIGEHGDIMIHEDRLKQALLADALGRRSLAEGVAELLGARWDDELEVFRQAGAGQPVRWLHQVG; encoded by the coding sequence ATGGATCACACGCGCGGGATCATTCAGATCCACTCCGCGCCCGCTGCACTGCGCCCACATCTGGAGTGGGCGATCGGTGCGGTGTTCGGGCATCCGATCGAGCTCAGCTGGAGCGATCAGCCCGCCGAGCCACGCACTCTGCGCTCCGAGTACTCCTGGCGCGGTCCGGCCGGCACCGGCGCCCAACTGACCAGTGCGCTGAAGGGTTGCCTGCGGGCCCGGTTCGAGGTGACCGAAGAGGCCAGTGCCGCCGGGGCGGGCAGCCGCTGGGCCTACACCCCGGCGCTGGGCCTGTTCGCGGCCACCATCGGTGAACACGGCGACATCATGATTCACGAGGACCGGCTCAAGCAGGCGCTGCTGGCCGATGCGCTGGGTCGGCGCAGCCTGGCCGAGGGAGTGGCCGAGTTGCTCGGCGCCCGCTGGGACGACGAACTCGAGGTGTTCCGGCAGGCCGGAGCCGGACAGCCCGTCCGCTGGCTGCACCAGGTCGGCTAG
- a CDS encoding acyl-CoA carboxylase subunit beta, with protein MTHAVAKPPRLPREEDPRNPNARLAALLDPGSLELLSADDQSGMLAARGTVNGSRVVAFCSDATVMGGAMGVDGCEVVVQAYRQAMIERIPIIGIWHSGGARLAEGVLSLHAVGLIFHAMTQASGKIPQISVVLGAAAGGAAYGPALTDVVIIAPTGRIFVTGPDVVRSVTGEDVDMLRLGGPDTHGRKSGVAHVIADNEADALLRARTVTTLLAAQGRVGEVADTELADLLPESPKRAYDVHPLIDAVLDEGSTFELHARWAPNVTIALGRLGGRTVGVVANNPLRLGGCLDSLSAEKAARFVRFCDAFGVPLVVLVDLPGYLPGVGQEWDGVVRRGAKLLHAFGEATVPRVTLVTRKAYGGGYIAMNARSLGATRVFAWPGAEIAVMGPVAAIRILHRRTLAEVPPDMLAQVEAELAAEHERIAGGVEKAVEIGVVDEIITPARTKSALAEAIRNADTGQRGFHGNIPL; from the coding sequence ATGACTCACGCCGTTGCCAAGCCGCCCCGCCTCCCCCGCGAGGAGGATCCGCGCAACCCGAACGCTCGGCTGGCTGCCCTGCTCGACCCGGGCTCGCTGGAGCTGCTCAGCGCCGACGACCAGTCCGGCATGCTGGCCGCGCGCGGAACCGTGAACGGTTCCCGGGTGGTGGCGTTCTGCTCTGATGCCACCGTGATGGGCGGCGCCATGGGGGTGGACGGCTGCGAGGTCGTCGTCCAGGCCTACCGGCAGGCCATGATCGAGCGGATCCCGATCATCGGGATCTGGCATTCCGGCGGTGCCCGGCTGGCTGAAGGCGTGCTGAGCCTGCATGCGGTCGGCCTGATCTTCCACGCCATGACCCAGGCCTCGGGCAAGATCCCGCAGATCTCGGTGGTGCTCGGTGCCGCCGCCGGTGGTGCCGCCTACGGGCCGGCGCTCACCGATGTGGTGATCATCGCCCCGACCGGACGCATCTTCGTGACCGGCCCGGACGTGGTCCGCTCGGTCACCGGCGAGGACGTCGACATGCTCCGGTTGGGCGGCCCGGACACTCACGGCCGCAAGTCCGGGGTGGCGCACGTGATCGCCGACAACGAGGCGGACGCCCTGCTGCGGGCCCGCACCGTGACCACGCTGCTGGCCGCCCAGGGCCGGGTCGGCGAGGTGGCCGACACCGAGCTGGCCGACCTGCTGCCGGAGTCCCCCAAGCGCGCCTACGACGTGCACCCGCTGATCGACGCCGTCCTCGACGAGGGCAGCACCTTCGAGTTGCACGCCCGCTGGGCACCGAACGTGACCATCGCCCTGGGCCGCCTGGGTGGCCGGACGGTCGGTGTGGTGGCCAACAACCCGCTGCGGCTGGGCGGCTGCCTGGACTCGCTCAGCGCGGAGAAGGCGGCCCGGTTCGTCCGTTTCTGTGACGCCTTCGGGGTGCCGCTGGTGGTGCTGGTCGATCTGCCCGGCTACCTGCCCGGCGTCGGCCAGGAGTGGGACGGGGTCGTCCGGCGCGGCGCCAAGCTGCTGCACGCCTTCGGCGAGGCCACCGTCCCCCGGGTCACCCTGGTCACCCGCAAGGCCTATGGCGGCGGCTACATCGCCATGAACGCCCGCTCGCTGGGCGCGACCCGGGTGTTCGCCTGGCCGGGCGCCGAGATCGCGGTCATGGGCCCGGTGGCGGCCATCCGGATCCTGCACCGGCGCACGCTGGCCGAGGTGCCCCCGGACATGCTGGCTCAGGTGGAGGCCGAGTTGGCCGCCGAGCACGAGCGGATCGCCGGTGGCGTCGAGAAGGCCGTCGAGATCGGGGTTGTCGACGAGATCATCACCCCGGCCCGGACGAAGTCCGCGTTGGCCGAAGCCATCCGCAATGCCGACACCGGCCAGCGCGGGTTCCACGGCAACATCCCGCTCTGA
- a CDS encoding beta-ketoacyl-[acyl-carrier-protein] synthase family protein: MTEIVITGLGATTPLGGDLASTWAGMLAGRSGVSAITEEWAAELPARIAAYVAVDPSTIIDRVKARRLDRSTQLALIAAQEAWTDAGFDWEAEEGSQVDPHRLSVSVASGIGGLHSLLNNWDAQRDKGYRRVSPFTIPMLMANAPAANVGLAVHAKAGVHAPVSACASSNEAIALAVDQLRLGRADVAVVGGTEATIHPLPLAAFGQMQALSRRNDDPQGASRPWDRGRDGFVMGEGSAVMVIETLEHALARGAKIYGTIAGSGITADSHDIVQPDPTGEGQSGAMIKAIVDAKLSPSDIRHINAHGTSTPQGDVTEAGSIRTGLGDATDGCVVTSTKSMTGHLLGGAGALETIATVLALRDRMVPPTINLEDPEPDLGIDIAANVARPLPSGDLAGINNSFGFGGHNVAIVVTNANFNR, encoded by the coding sequence ATGACTGAGATCGTGATCACCGGCCTCGGCGCCACCACGCCGTTGGGCGGAGACTTGGCGTCCACCTGGGCCGGAATGCTCGCTGGACGCTCCGGCGTCAGCGCCATCACCGAGGAATGGGCGGCCGAACTGCCGGCACGGATCGCGGCCTACGTGGCCGTCGATCCGTCCACCATCATCGATCGAGTGAAGGCTCGCCGACTGGATCGCTCGACCCAGCTGGCTCTGATCGCCGCCCAGGAGGCCTGGACCGACGCCGGCTTCGACTGGGAAGCCGAGGAAGGCTCCCAGGTGGATCCGCACCGGCTGAGCGTCTCGGTGGCCAGCGGAATCGGCGGCCTGCACTCTCTGCTGAACAACTGGGACGCCCAGCGCGACAAGGGCTATCGCCGGGTCAGCCCATTCACCATCCCCATGCTCATGGCCAACGCCCCGGCTGCGAACGTCGGCCTGGCCGTCCACGCCAAGGCCGGGGTGCACGCCCCGGTGTCGGCCTGCGCGTCGTCCAACGAGGCCATCGCACTGGCCGTGGACCAGCTGCGGCTGGGCCGGGCCGATGTCGCCGTGGTCGGCGGCACCGAGGCCACGATCCATCCGCTGCCGCTGGCCGCCTTCGGCCAGATGCAGGCGCTCAGCCGCCGCAACGACGACCCCCAGGGCGCCTCCCGTCCGTGGGATCGCGGCCGGGACGGCTTCGTGATGGGCGAGGGGTCGGCGGTCATGGTGATCGAGACCCTCGAACATGCGCTGGCCCGCGGTGCCAAGATCTACGGCACCATCGCCGGAAGCGGGATCACCGCCGACAGCCACGACATCGTCCAGCCCGATCCGACCGGCGAAGGCCAGTCCGGGGCCATGATCAAGGCCATCGTCGACGCCAAGCTGAGCCCGTCCGACATCCGGCACATCAATGCGCACGGCACCTCGACCCCACAGGGCGACGTCACCGAGGCCGGTTCGATTCGAACCGGGCTGGGTGATGCCACCGACGGCTGCGTGGTCACCTCCACCAAGTCGATGACCGGGCATCTGCTCGGCGGCGCCGGCGCCCTGGAGACTATCGCCACCGTGCTGGCGCTGCGGGACCGGATGGTGCCGCCGACGATCAACCTGGAAGATCCCGAGCCCGATCTGGGCATCGACATCGCCGCAAATGTGGCCCGTCCGCTGCCGTCCGGCGATCTGGCCGGCATCAACAACTCGTTCGGTTTCGGCGGCCACAACGTGGCCATCGTCGTCACCAACGCCAACTTCAACCGCTGA
- a CDS encoding acyl carrier protein: MATTEEIRAGLAELVNDVAGVAVEDVQLDKSFVDDLDVDSLAMVEILVGCEEKFGVTIPDEESKNLKTVGDAVAYIEAHS; the protein is encoded by the coding sequence ATGGCCACCACCGAAGAGATCCGCGCCGGCCTCGCCGAGCTCGTCAACGACGTCGCCGGTGTCGCCGTCGAGGACGTCCAGCTGGACAAGTCCTTCGTCGATGACCTGGACGTCGACAGCCTCGCCATGGTCGAGATCCTGGTCGGCTGCGAGGAGAAGTTCGGGGTCACCATCCCCGACGAGGAGTCCAAGAACCTGAAGACCGTGGGCGACGCCGTCGCCTACATCGAGGCGCACAGCTGA
- a CDS encoding beta-ketoacyl-ACP synthase III, whose product MTELKASTGAKYARILSVGSATPSRVIDNEFMLQYIDSSDEWITQRTGIKERRWVAEGETIETLCLEAAGKAIERSGLEPSTIGAVILSTISHYHQTPALAPKLAAELGIGDAAAYDISAACAGFSYALAQAESIVRAGQAEYVLVIAGETISHITDLTDRGTAFLFGDGAGAVVVGPSETNGIGPVIWGSDGAQEGVIWQTADWQKAVAEGTFPKLGMDGRAVFKWATTFIAGAAKQALDAAGISPEQLDVFIPHQANNRITDTLLRYLKLPEHVVVARTIQHLGNNSAATIPMAMDALLSSGEAKSGQTALIIGFGAGLVYSGQVITLP is encoded by the coding sequence GTGACCGAACTCAAGGCCAGCACCGGCGCCAAGTACGCACGAATCCTCAGCGTCGGCTCGGCGACCCCGTCGCGCGTGATCGACAACGAGTTCATGCTGCAGTACATCGACTCCTCCGACGAGTGGATCACCCAGCGCACCGGCATCAAGGAGCGCCGCTGGGTGGCCGAGGGCGAGACCATCGAGACCCTCTGCCTCGAGGCGGCCGGCAAGGCCATCGAGCGTTCCGGGCTCGAGCCGTCCACGATCGGCGCCGTGATCTTGTCGACCATCTCGCACTACCACCAGACCCCGGCGCTGGCTCCCAAGCTGGCCGCCGAGCTGGGCATCGGCGACGCCGCGGCCTATGACATCTCGGCCGCCTGCGCCGGGTTCAGCTACGCGCTGGCCCAGGCCGAGTCGATCGTCCGGGCCGGCCAGGCCGAGTACGTCCTGGTGATCGCCGGCGAGACCATCAGCCACATCACCGACCTGACCGACCGCGGCACCGCCTTCCTGTTCGGGGACGGCGCCGGCGCCGTGGTGGTCGGCCCGAGTGAGACCAACGGGATCGGCCCGGTCATCTGGGGCTCGGACGGCGCCCAGGAGGGCGTCATCTGGCAGACCGCCGACTGGCAGAAGGCCGTGGCCGAGGGCACCTTCCCCAAGCTCGGCATGGACGGACGCGCGGTCTTCAAGTGGGCCACCACCTTCATCGCCGGGGCCGCCAAGCAGGCTCTCGACGCCGCCGGAATCAGCCCTGAGCAGTTGGACGTGTTCATCCCGCATCAGGCCAACAACCGGATCACCGACACCCTGCTGCGCTACCTGAAGCTGCCCGAGCATGTCGTGGTGGCCCGGACCATCCAGCACCTCGGCAACAACTCCGCGGCCACCATCCCGATGGCCATGGACGCCCTGCTGAGCTCCGGCGAGGCCAAGAGTGGCCAGACCGCTTTGATCATCGGCTTCGGAGCCGGGCTGGTGTACTCCGGCCAAGTGATCACCCTTCCCTGA
- a CDS encoding acyltransferase domain-containing protein: MLAIVAPGQGAQTPGFLGPWLEERRFADRLNWLSTVAGIDLAHYGTQADAETIRDTAIAQPLLVAAGLLTALELFPQPTDGFRRTGVAAGHSVGEITAAAAVGVLSAEQAMVFVRERGAQMAAASAVRPTSMMAVIGGDPDEVQAAIAAAGLTAANNNGSGQVVAAGTVEQLADLQANPPAKARLIQLSVAGAFHTVHMEPAVAHLERLSRAITTHDPRTRLLSNADGQVVQSGREYLARLVKQVANPVRWDLCLATMAEIGVTGLLELPPAGTLTGIAKRNLKGIELFSLNTPDQLADAQDFVARHGDAGWANPLASTPSWRMLVSPIKGEFTKASGIETGQALAAGTVIGTAANLRDSVEVRATHDGIVTEWLVEDGDPVAPGQPLIRLYPATEAGAAQ, from the coding sequence GTGCTCGCAATCGTTGCGCCCGGACAGGGCGCCCAAACCCCCGGTTTTCTCGGCCCCTGGCTCGAAGAGCGCCGTTTCGCCGATCGACTGAACTGGCTGTCCACGGTGGCCGGGATCGACCTGGCCCACTACGGCACGCAGGCTGACGCCGAGACCATCAGGGACACCGCCATCGCCCAGCCGCTGCTGGTAGCCGCCGGCCTGCTGACCGCCCTCGAACTGTTCCCGCAGCCCACCGACGGCTTCCGCCGCACCGGAGTGGCAGCCGGCCACAGCGTGGGTGAGATCACCGCAGCCGCCGCCGTCGGAGTCCTGTCGGCCGAGCAGGCCATGGTGTTCGTCCGCGAGCGGGGCGCCCAGATGGCCGCCGCCAGCGCCGTCCGGCCCACCTCGATGATGGCCGTCATCGGTGGCGACCCGGACGAGGTGCAGGCCGCCATCGCCGCTGCCGGGCTCACCGCAGCCAACAACAACGGCTCCGGCCAGGTCGTGGCTGCCGGCACCGTCGAGCAGCTGGCCGACCTGCAGGCCAATCCCCCGGCCAAGGCCCGGCTGATCCAGCTGAGCGTGGCCGGCGCCTTCCACACCGTCCATATGGAGCCGGCCGTGGCTCACCTGGAGCGGCTGTCCCGAGCGATCACCACCCACGATCCGCGGACCCGGCTGCTGTCCAATGCCGACGGCCAGGTCGTCCAGTCCGGCCGGGAGTACCTGGCTCGCCTGGTCAAGCAGGTGGCCAACCCGGTCCGCTGGGATCTGTGCCTGGCCACCATGGCCGAGATCGGCGTCACCGGGCTGCTGGAGTTGCCGCCGGCCGGCACTCTGACCGGGATCGCCAAGCGCAACCTCAAGGGCATCGAGCTGTTCAGCCTGAACACTCCCGACCAGCTGGCCGACGCCCAGGACTTCGTGGCCCGTCACGGCGACGCCGGCTGGGCCAACCCGCTGGCCAGCACCCCGTCGTGGCGGATGCTGGTCTCCCCGATCAAGGGCGAGTTCACCAAGGCGTCCGGCATCGAGACCGGCCAGGCGCTGGCCGCCGGCACTGTGATCGGCACCGCGGCCAACCTGCGCGACAGCGTCGAGGTCCGCGCCACCCACGACGGCATCGTTACCGAATGGCTGGTCGAGGACGGTGACCCGGTAGCCCCGGGCCAGCCGCTGATCCGGCTCTACCCCGCAACCGAAGCAGGAGCAGCTCAGTGA
- a CDS encoding PucR family transcriptional regulator yields the protein MTATDQSWWPAPEARAASARELGAEAAGLTTRALARIAAEHPWFGELDAEHRSWITVVARAGIDGFISWFASGGEGADPSAAFDAAPRALARRIALNQTVDLVRSTIETVEERIATMPESEQLPLRIGILRYSREIAFAAAKVYARAAEARGAWDARLEAMVVDAVLRGDADEAVVSRASTLGWLATPDIAVAIGTAPADPVRAVEAIRAVAQAESLDVLAAPQGDRLVVVLGGRLASTTELVATVAAFVDQFGPGQVVVGPVVHSLGEAVSSARAALSGLRSASAWPQAPRPVAARDLLPERALAGDGHARRALSTELYHPLADAGDLIDTLAVYFESNSSIEATARALFVHPNTVRYRLRRIQDITGYSPSESRDAYALRLALTLGRLLG from the coding sequence ATGACTGCAACCGATCAGTCCTGGTGGCCGGCACCGGAAGCGCGGGCCGCGAGCGCCCGCGAACTGGGCGCAGAGGCCGCCGGGCTGACCACCCGAGCCCTGGCCCGGATTGCCGCCGAGCACCCCTGGTTCGGCGAGCTGGACGCCGAACATCGCTCCTGGATCACCGTGGTGGCTCGAGCCGGCATCGACGGCTTCATCAGCTGGTTCGCCAGTGGCGGTGAGGGTGCGGACCCGTCCGCGGCCTTCGATGCCGCGCCGCGCGCCCTGGCCCGGCGGATCGCACTGAACCAGACAGTCGACCTGGTGCGCAGCACCATCGAGACCGTCGAGGAACGCATCGCCACCATGCCGGAGAGCGAGCAACTCCCGTTGCGAATCGGCATTCTGCGCTACTCCCGGGAGATCGCCTTCGCCGCGGCCAAGGTCTATGCCCGGGCCGCCGAAGCCCGCGGCGCCTGGGACGCCCGGCTCGAAGCCATGGTGGTGGACGCCGTGCTCCGCGGCGACGCCGACGAAGCTGTGGTCTCCCGGGCCTCGACGCTGGGCTGGCTGGCCACTCCCGACATCGCGGTGGCGATCGGCACCGCTCCGGCCGATCCGGTCCGCGCCGTCGAGGCGATCCGGGCCGTGGCCCAGGCCGAGTCACTGGACGTCCTGGCCGCCCCTCAGGGAGACCGACTGGTCGTCGTGCTCGGCGGGCGGTTGGCCTCGACCACCGAGCTGGTGGCCACAGTGGCCGCCTTCGTCGATCAGTTCGGACCCGGCCAGGTGGTGGTCGGTCCGGTGGTGCACAGCCTGGGTGAGGCGGTGAGCAGCGCCCGGGCCGCGCTGTCCGGGCTGCGGTCGGCGTCCGCCTGGCCGCAGGCGCCGCGTCCGGTGGCCGCCCGGGACCTGCTGCCCGAACGCGCCCTTGCCGGGGACGGCCACGCCCGGCGGGCGTTGTCGACCGAGCTCTACCACCCGCTGGCCGATGCCGGCGATCTGATCGACACGCTGGCGGTCTACTTCGAGTCGAACTCGTCGATCGAGGCGACGGCGCGGGCGCTGTTCGTCCACCCGAACACGGTCCGCTACCGCCTGCGGCGGATCCAGGACATCACCGGTTACTCGCCCAGCGAGTCCCGGGACGCCTATGCGCTACGGCTGGCGCTGACCCTGGGTCGCCTGCTGGGTTGA
- a CDS encoding iron chaperone gives MGALSELISGSPDEAAALLTRLTEAARQQLPDAIEGVSYAIPCLLHKGKPVIGFRVGAKDFSLYPFSSAVVSAAVQASPELQTTKGSIHFTLEHPLTEELIALIVERRVAEIESR, from the coding sequence ATGGGAGCTCTCTCCGAACTGATTTCGGGTAGCCCGGACGAGGCCGCCGCACTGCTGACCCGGCTGACCGAGGCCGCCCGTCAGCAGCTCCCCGACGCCATCGAAGGAGTCAGCTACGCGATCCCCTGCCTGCTGCACAAAGGCAAGCCGGTGATCGGCTTCCGGGTCGGCGCCAAGGACTTCTCGCTCTACCCCTTCTCCTCTGCCGTGGTCAGCGCGGCCGTCCAGGCCAGCCCTGAGCTGCAGACCACCAAGGGCAGCATCCACTTCACCCTGGAGCATCCCCTCACCGAGGAACTGATCGCCCTGATCGTCGAGCGCCGCGTCGCCGAGATCGAGAGTCGATGA